One Coccinella septempunctata chromosome 1, icCocSept1.1, whole genome shotgun sequence DNA window includes the following coding sequences:
- the LOC123316308 gene encoding tumor protein p53-inducible nuclear protein 1 isoform X3, with protein MLQSWANYLLGGSQESQGTMAEGVIEEASHTPTLDHLLRGDIDVEHSDDEWVLISADHLETSDGDFDEVEVTLRRVPSVRELLTRTSSSSSLHSNDIDVEESWFITPPPCFTSTGPSNMRISPFENLLIEHPSMSVYKHAPRRGCLREILSPPPVRETTPEPEEEEDELEVQEVDNEVAIVRRVIRRHRMEAQLQERQYSKYVHSRKIQNQKANKPLKKAYLERNNKAREVNCRNQRQRRGERSQGPNRSRANNNRKC; from the exons ATGCTACAAAGCTGGGCCAATTACCTGTTGGGAGGAAGCCAAGAGAGCCAAGGAACGATGGCGGAAGGGGTCATAGAGGAAGCATCACATACCCCTACATTAGACCACTTACTCAGGGGGGATATTGATGTTGAACATTCGGATGACGAGTGGGTATTAATAAGCGCCGATCACCTGGAAACCTCGGACGGTGACTTTGACGAAGTTGAGGTGACGTTGAGGAGGGTACCATCAGTCCGCGAGTTACTAACGAGGACGAGTTCTTCGTCATCTCTACATAGTAACGACATAGATGTAGAG gaatCATGGTTTATTACCCCTCCTCCGTGTTTCACCTCAACAGGCCCCTCCAATATGAGGATTTCTCCCTTCGAGAACTTACTCATAGAACATCCAAGCATGAGCGTTTACAAACACGCTCCAAGGAGAGGCTGCTTAAGGGAAATACTCTCGCCTCCTCCTGTAAGAGAAACAACTCCTGAACCCGAAGAGGAGGAAGATGAACTCGAGGTGCAAGAAGTTGACAATGAAGTGGCCATTGTCCGCAGGGTGATTAGGAGGCACAGGATGGAGGCACAGCTGCAGGAACGCCAGTATTCTAAATATGTACATTCAAGAAAA ATTCAAAACCAGAAGGCCAACAAGCCCCTGAAGAAGGCCTATCTGGAACGCAACAATAAGGCTCGTGAAGTCAACTGCCGCAACCAGAGGCAGAGACGAGGGGAGCGGTCTCAAGGGCCAAACCGCTCTCGCGCCAACAACAACCGCAAGTGCTGA
- the LOC123316308 gene encoding tumor protein p53-inducible nuclear protein 1 isoform X2, whose protein sequence is MTDTTKDKMLQSWANYLLGGSQESQGTMAEGVIEEASHTPTLDHLLRGDIDVEHSDDEWVLISADHLETSDGDFDEVEVTLRRVPSVRELLTRTSSSSSLHSNDIDVEESWFITPPPCFTSTGPSNMRISPFENLLIEHPSMSVYKHAPRRGCLREILSPPPVRETTPEPEEEEDELEVQEVDNEVAIVRRVIRRHRMEAQLQERQYSKYVHSRKIQNQKANKPLKKAYLERNNKAREVNCRNQRQRRGERSQGPNRSRANNNRKC, encoded by the exons ACTAAAGACAAGATGCTACAAAGCTGGGCCAATTACCTGTTGGGAGGAAGCCAAGAGAGCCAAGGAACGATGGCGGAAGGGGTCATAGAGGAAGCATCACATACCCCTACATTAGACCACTTACTCAGGGGGGATATTGATGTTGAACATTCGGATGACGAGTGGGTATTAATAAGCGCCGATCACCTGGAAACCTCGGACGGTGACTTTGACGAAGTTGAGGTGACGTTGAGGAGGGTACCATCAGTCCGCGAGTTACTAACGAGGACGAGTTCTTCGTCATCTCTACATAGTAACGACATAGATGTAGAG gaatCATGGTTTATTACCCCTCCTCCGTGTTTCACCTCAACAGGCCCCTCCAATATGAGGATTTCTCCCTTCGAGAACTTACTCATAGAACATCCAAGCATGAGCGTTTACAAACACGCTCCAAGGAGAGGCTGCTTAAGGGAAATACTCTCGCCTCCTCCTGTAAGAGAAACAACTCCTGAACCCGAAGAGGAGGAAGATGAACTCGAGGTGCAAGAAGTTGACAATGAAGTGGCCATTGTCCGCAGGGTGATTAGGAGGCACAGGATGGAGGCACAGCTGCAGGAACGCCAGTATTCTAAATATGTACATTCAAGAAAA ATTCAAAACCAGAAGGCCAACAAGCCCCTGAAGAAGGCCTATCTGGAACGCAACAATAAGGCTCGTGAAGTCAACTGCCGCAACCAGAGGCAGAGACGAGGGGAGCGGTCTCAAGGGCCAAACCGCTCTCGCGCCAACAACAACCGCAAGTGCTGA
- the LOC123316232 gene encoding uncharacterized protein F13E9.13, mitochondrial isoform X4, giving the protein MLMRYQDGILIENMHDVPYIKHEKFQPETVACLSRVCAEIKRIIPATLPCGLQVLAGGNKEALAIAKACSLNFIRAEGFVFGHIADEGYIDADAGEIMRYRKYIEADNVKVFTDIKKKHSSHSITADVSLVETANAAHFFLSDGVILTGTSTGSPADASDLAELRNHCNLPILIGSGVTADNLKRYKSANAFIVGSYFKRGGVWCNDLDENRIKSLYNHERGKK; this is encoded by the exons ATGTTGATGCGTTACCAG GATGGAATTCTCATTGAGAATATGCATGACGTACCTTACATTaaacatgaaaaatttcaacCAGAAACGGTAGCATGTTTAAGTAGAGTTTGTGCGGAAATCAAGAGAATCATTCCGGCTACATTACCTTGTGGCTTACAA GTTTTGGCGGGAGGAAATAAAGAGGCTCTTGCCATTGCCAAAGCTTGTTCACTAAACTTCATCAGAGCAGAAGGATTTGTATTTGGTCATATCGCTGACGAAGGATATATTGACGCAGACGCAGGAGAAATTATGagatatagaaaatatatcgaGGCTGATAACGTAAAAGTCTTCACTGATATTAAGAAAAAGCATAG TTCACACTCAATAACTGCAGACGTATCACTTGTGGAAACTGCGAACGCAGCTCATTTCTTTCTATCCGATGGAGTAATTTTAACAGGAACCTCTACAGGATCCCCGGCGGACGCAAGTGACCTAGCAGAGTTAAGAAATCACTGTAACTTGCCTATATTGATAGGTTCTGGTGTGACAGCAGACAACTTGAAAAGATATAAATCAGCCAATGCGTTTATTGTAGGATCTTATTTCAAAAGGGGTGGCGTATGGTGTAATGATTTGGATGAGAACCGAATTAAAAG TTTGTATAACCATGAACGAGGAAAGAAGTAA
- the LOC123316308 gene encoding tumor protein p53-inducible nuclear protein 1 isoform X1 — MVLSAEHPTKDKMLQSWANYLLGGSQESQGTMAEGVIEEASHTPTLDHLLRGDIDVEHSDDEWVLISADHLETSDGDFDEVEVTLRRVPSVRELLTRTSSSSSLHSNDIDVEESWFITPPPCFTSTGPSNMRISPFENLLIEHPSMSVYKHAPRRGCLREILSPPPVRETTPEPEEEEDELEVQEVDNEVAIVRRVIRRHRMEAQLQERQYSKYVHSRKIQNQKANKPLKKAYLERNNKAREVNCRNQRQRRGERSQGPNRSRANNNRKC, encoded by the exons ACTAAAGACAAGATGCTACAAAGCTGGGCCAATTACCTGTTGGGAGGAAGCCAAGAGAGCCAAGGAACGATGGCGGAAGGGGTCATAGAGGAAGCATCACATACCCCTACATTAGACCACTTACTCAGGGGGGATATTGATGTTGAACATTCGGATGACGAGTGGGTATTAATAAGCGCCGATCACCTGGAAACCTCGGACGGTGACTTTGACGAAGTTGAGGTGACGTTGAGGAGGGTACCATCAGTCCGCGAGTTACTAACGAGGACGAGTTCTTCGTCATCTCTACATAGTAACGACATAGATGTAGAG gaatCATGGTTTATTACCCCTCCTCCGTGTTTCACCTCAACAGGCCCCTCCAATATGAGGATTTCTCCCTTCGAGAACTTACTCATAGAACATCCAAGCATGAGCGTTTACAAACACGCTCCAAGGAGAGGCTGCTTAAGGGAAATACTCTCGCCTCCTCCTGTAAGAGAAACAACTCCTGAACCCGAAGAGGAGGAAGATGAACTCGAGGTGCAAGAAGTTGACAATGAAGTGGCCATTGTCCGCAGGGTGATTAGGAGGCACAGGATGGAGGCACAGCTGCAGGAACGCCAGTATTCTAAATATGTACATTCAAGAAAA ATTCAAAACCAGAAGGCCAACAAGCCCCTGAAGAAGGCCTATCTGGAACGCAACAATAAGGCTCGTGAAGTCAACTGCCGCAACCAGAGGCAGAGACGAGGGGAGCGGTCTCAAGGGCCAAACCGCTCTCGCGCCAACAACAACCGCAAGTGCTGA
- the LOC123316232 gene encoding uncharacterized protein F13E9.13, mitochondrial isoform X3 — protein sequence MLGFRELFRKQHSLIAMVHVDALPGTPRYNTCMERIVEKACKETEIYLQNDVDGILIENMHDVPYIKHEKFQPETVACLSRVCAEIKRIIPATLPCGLQVLAGGNKEALAIAKACSLNFIRAEGFVFGHIADEGYIDADAGEIMRYRKYIEADNVKVFTDIKKKHSSHSITADVSLVETANAAHFFLSDGVILTGTSTGSPADASDLAELRNHCNLPILIGSGVTADNLKRYKSANAFIVGSYFKRGGVWCNDLDENRIKSLYNHERGKK from the exons ATGTTAGGTTTCCGTGAATTGTTTAGAAAACAACATTCACTAATAGCAATGGTTCATGTTGATGCGTTACCAG GAACTCCACGATATAATACCTGTATGGAAAGAATTGTGGAGAAAGCTTGTAAAGAGACGGAAATCTATCTTCAGAATGATGTT GATGGAATTCTCATTGAGAATATGCATGACGTACCTTACATTaaacatgaaaaatttcaacCAGAAACGGTAGCATGTTTAAGTAGAGTTTGTGCGGAAATCAAGAGAATCATTCCGGCTACATTACCTTGTGGCTTACAA GTTTTGGCGGGAGGAAATAAAGAGGCTCTTGCCATTGCCAAAGCTTGTTCACTAAACTTCATCAGAGCAGAAGGATTTGTATTTGGTCATATCGCTGACGAAGGATATATTGACGCAGACGCAGGAGAAATTATGagatatagaaaatatatcgaGGCTGATAACGTAAAAGTCTTCACTGATATTAAGAAAAAGCATAG TTCACACTCAATAACTGCAGACGTATCACTTGTGGAAACTGCGAACGCAGCTCATTTCTTTCTATCCGATGGAGTAATTTTAACAGGAACCTCTACAGGATCCCCGGCGGACGCAAGTGACCTAGCAGAGTTAAGAAATCACTGTAACTTGCCTATATTGATAGGTTCTGGTGTGACAGCAGACAACTTGAAAAGATATAAATCAGCCAATGCGTTTATTGTAGGATCTTATTTCAAAAGGGGTGGCGTATGGTGTAATGATTTGGATGAGAACCGAATTAAAAG TTTGTATAACCATGAACGAGGAAAGAAGTAA